In Trichoderma atroviride chromosome 2, complete sequence, one DNA window encodes the following:
- a CDS encoding uncharacterized protein (CAZy:GH55~SECRETED:SignalP(1-24)) yields the protein MMGLSTVLTASLLALRLFAAPSLAAPAPAADTKAVVEAAAATSWWLPNIARNGNVPFSSASGYPVYRNVQTYGAVGDGVHDDTAAINAAISAGNRCGSGCDSSTTTPAIVYFPPGTYLVSAPIQLWYYTQLIGDATNLPTLKASANFAGIAVIDSNPFRTTPQNNFFRQIRNFKIDLTGQPESTGTGIHWQVAQATSIQNVVFNMNTDTSSNNKQQGIWMEDGSGGWMSDLTFNGGALGMWVGNQQFTSRNLVFNGCQTAIYMNWNWLWSFQGLTINNANVGIDMSQSGVGSILLSDSKISNTKVGVLTGYSTGQNGTAGSLVLDNVDMTSNTPIAVKSTGGATILNGGATFASWSQGRAYTGTAAGKAVQGTRAAVGKPAALTTGGKVFTKSKPQYETVAAGNFVSVKAHGAKGDGSTDDTAAIQAIFNSATSGQVVYFDHGAYVITDTIKVPANIKIVGEIWPLIMVGGSKFKDMNNPKPVWQIGQPGDTGNVEIQDLMFETIGPQPGAIIVEWNVAGASQGSAGLWDVHWRIGGSAGTQLQSNTCTKTPNQTTSPNSACFGAFLLLHVTSSASIYMENAWLWVADHELDLSDHNQVNIYNGRGLLLESTKGAWLWGTASEHNQLYNYNFNSAQNVYSSILQTETAYMQGNPDARVPFTFNSQFADPDFSKCTSATCARTWGIRVVNSSNTFIYGTGMYSFFNNYGQDCVDANNCQDNMIDIQSSSVKLFGISTKASVSMVNLNGQQVVFDRDNRNTFCGTAISYETS from the coding sequence ATGATGGGTCTCTCAACCGTCTTGACGGCCTCTCTCCTGGCCTTGCGTCTATTCGCGGCGCCTTCTCTTGCTGCACCAGCCCCGGCTGCCGATACCAAGGCTGTGGTcgaggccgctgctgcgACAAGCTGGTGGCTTCCCAACATTGCGCGAAACGGCAATGTGCCCTTCTCAAGTGCTTCCGGCTACCCAGTCTATCGCAACGTGCAAACCTATGGAGCCGTGGGCGATGGTGTCCACGATGACACTGCAGCCATCAACGCTGCTATTAGCGCTGGAAACCGATGCGGTAGCGGCTGCGACTCTTCCACCACTACGCCAGCCATCGTTTACTTCCCTCCCGGCACCTACCTCGTCTCAGCGCCCATTCAGCTTTGGTACTACACCCAGCTTATTGGTGATGCCACCAACCTCCCTACGCTCAAGGCTTCCGCCAACTTCGCCGGTATTGCCGTCATTGACTCCAACCCCTTCCGAACCACTCCCCAGAACAACTTCTTCCGCCAGATTCGCAACTTCAAGATTGACCTGACTGGACAGCCAGAGTCCACTGGTACCGGTATTCACTGGCAGGTCGCTCAGGCTACCTCGATTCAGAACGTTGTTTTCAACATGAACACCGACACCTCCTCCAACAACAAGCAGCAGGGTATCTGGATGGAGGATGGCTCTGGAGGCTGGATGAGCGACCTCACCTTCAACGGTGGTGCCTTGGGCATGTGGGTCGGCAACCAGCAGTTCACCAGCCgcaacctcgtcttcaacggCTGCCAGACCGCCATCTACATGAACTGGAACTGGCTGTGGAGCTTCCAAGGCCTGaccatcaacaacgccaacGTCGGTATTGACATGAGCCAGAGCGGTGTCGGCTCCATCTTGCTCTCCGACTCCAAAATCTCCAACACAAAGGTCGGTGTGCTTACCGGATACAGCACTGGCCAGAACGGCACCGCTGGATCCCTCGTCCTGGATAACGTAGATATGACTTCCAACACCCCCATCGCTGTCAAGAGCACCGGCGGTGCCACCATTCTCAATGGCGGTGCTACTTTTGCTTCATGGTCCCAGGGTCGCGCCTACACTGGCACCGCCGCCGGAAAGGCTGTTCAGGGCACTCGTGCCGCCGTCGGCAAGCCCGCTGCCTTGACTACCGGTGGTAAGGTCTTCACCAAGAGCAAGCCTCAGTACGAGACAGTCGCTGCCGGCAACTTTGTGTCCGTCAAGGCTCACGGCGCCAAGGGTGACGGTTCCACTGACGACACTGCtgccatccaggccatcttcaacagcgcCACCTCTGGCCAGGTCGTCTACTTTGACCACGGTGCCTATGTCATCACCGATACCATCAAGGTTCCCGCCAACATCAAGATTGTTGGTGAGATCTGGCCTCTCATCATGGTTGGTGGTTCCAAGTTCAAGGACATGAACAACCCCAAGCCCGTCTGGCAGATTGGCCAGCCCGGCGATACTGGCAATGTTGAGATTCAAGACCTCATGTTCGAGACCATCGGCCCCCAGCCCGGTGCCATCATTGTCGAATGGAACGTTGCTGGCGCTTCTCAGGGCTCTGCCGGCCTGTGGGACGTCCACTGGCGTATTGGCGGCTCTGCTGGCACTCAGCTGCAGTCCAACACTTGCACCAAGACTCCCAACCAGACGACTTCTCCCAACTCGGCTTGCTTTGGCgctttcttgcttctgcaCGTCACCTCTTCTGCTAGCATCTACATGGAGAACGCTTGGCTCTGGGTCGCTGATCACGAGCTTGATCTCTCTGACCACAACCAGGTCAACATTTACAACGGCCGTGGACTTTTGCTTGAGAGCACCAAGGGTGCCTGGCTCTGGGGCACCGCTTCCGAGCACAACCAGCTCTACAACTACAACTTCAACAGCGCTCAGAATGTTTACAGCAGCATCCTCCAGACTGAAACCGCCTACATGCAGGGCAACCCTGACGCCCGAGTTCCTTTCACCTTCAACTCCCAGTTTGCTGACCCTGACTTTTCCAAGTGCACTTCTGCCACCTGCGCTCGTACCTGGGGTATCCGTGTGGTAAACTCCAGCAACACGTTCATCTACGGCACTGGCATGtacagcttcttcaacaactACGGCCAGGACTGTGTCGACGCCAACAACTGCCAGGACAACATGATTGACATCCAGAGCTCATCCGTCAAGCTCTTTGGTATCAGCACCAAGGCCAGTGTCAGCATGGTCAACCTTAACGGCCAGCAGGTTGTTTTCGACAGGGACAACCGCAACACTTTCTGCGGCACTGCCATTTCATATGAGACGTCATAG
- a CDS encoding uncharacterized protein (EggNog:ENOG41), translating into MAQPLSPLGEAANSQTANNQFRDGARIHQGHNNTTLNFNLTHRPTRAAIRLIPYPRNEDLIHRPDLVDKLNTLLPYPSAISHSAALWGLGGSGKTQIALNYAYQRCADPSCSVLWVHADTEATFSQDYKTIARKLQINTSLSDQDLLEAVRNGIEALPNWVLIVDNADDLKLFGVGQTSEQRKSLLQYIPQASTGTVLWTTRDAHITGTLVGHRSGIEVAQMSFAEAKQLLMTFESLKSSREEAEIDSLVKELQLLPLAIMQAGVYMHRTSTTPKEYLSLLAQNKKRWSTLKIDEFNRHRRPNVPNNVLETWTISITRIKQESETTYKIIHVIAYVSNENIPNEMITTALSHIDKNLVNNPELLEAEATKAITRLKEFSFIGIRQAEDGSRNYEMHKLVQEAIRYGLSMRKPSTITEIDVSDSNDSTEKRQTQRSRHKLLQKLKNFAKRKSVELRSVSVEESEKYFSTIALQATSDLFPESQPDTWKQCEKYLAHVLQVGEWADANEKQIETAELLYEASCFLYDRGRWSEREHVDERVLQYRQKTLGDTHPDTINAIASLATTYHEQGRYSESEPLKIQVLDDRREILGNRHPDTIRAIANLATTYYKQGRYSEAERLEVQVLDDRREILGDRHPDTIRAIANLAVSYYKQGRYSEAEPLEVQVLDSRRDILGDKHPDTTQSMHNLAWTWYEMSRFEDAIALMQQALDYRRSILGPNHPDTNYSAEDLQYFKSYPKR; encoded by the exons ATGGCACAGCCACTTTCGCCCCTTGGCGAGGCTGCAAATAGCCAGACTGCAAACAATCAGTTTCGCGATGGGGCTAGGATACACCAGGGACACAACAATACCACGTTAAATTTCAATCTGACCCACCGACCGACCCGAGCCGCCATTCGTCTCATCCCATATCCACGCAACGAGGATCTTATCCATCGTCCGGATCTCGTGGATAAGCTCAATACACTTCTGCCATACCCATCAGCAATATCCCACAGTGCTGCGCTCTGGGGTCTGGGCGGCTCTGG AAAAACACAAATCGCACTCAACTATGCATACCAGCGGTGCGCTGACCCCAGTTGCTCTGTCTTATGGGTGCACGCCGATACCGAGGCAACATTTTCCCAAGATTATAAAACAATTGCGCGAAAGCTTCAAATCAATACAAGCCTGAGCGACCAAGATCTCCTTGAGGCTGTGCGCAACGGTATCGAGGCACTGCCCAACTGGGTACTTATTGTCGACAACGCCGACGACTTAAAGTTATTCGGCGTTGGGCAAACTTCTGAACAAAGAAAGTCTCTACTTCAGTACATACCTCAGGCCTCGACCGGCACGGTGTTATGGACCACTCGCGATGCCCATATTACGGGAACGCTTGTAGGTCATAGAAGCGGCATTGAAGTTGCACAAATGAGTTTTGCTGAGGCAAAACAGCTTTTGATGACATTCGAGAGCTTAAAAtcaagcagagaagaagccgagaTTGATTCTTTAGTGAAGGAGCTACAGTTACTTCCATTGGCCATTATGCAAGCCGGAGTATATATGCATCGGACATCAACAACACCTAAAGAGTACTTGTCTCTGCTAGcacaaaacaagaaaagatggAGTACACTAAAGATCGACGAGTTTAACAGGCATCGCAGGCCCAATGTGCCCAATAATGTGCTTGAAACGTGGACCATATCGATTACTCGCATCAAACAAGAGAGCGAAACGACTTACAAAATTATTCATGTCATCGCATACGTTAGCAACGAAAACATTCCAAATGAGATGATAACAACTGCACTCAGCCACATTGACAAAAACCTTGTGAACAATCCAGAGTTATTAGAAGCTGAAGCTACAAAGGCCATCACACGCCTGAAAGAATTCTCTTTTATTGGCATACGTCAAGCGGAAGACGGCAGCAGAAACTACGAGATGCATAAACTCGTACAGGAGGCTATCCGATATGGCCTGAGTATGAGGAAGCCAAGCACTATCACCGAAATTGATGTCTCCGACAGCAATGACTCTacagagaagagacagaCGCAAAGAAGCCGGCACAAACTTTTACAAAAGTTAAAGAATTTCGCGAAGCGCAAATCTGTCGAATTGAGAAGTGTTAGTGTCGAAGAAAGCGAGAAATATTTCTCGACGATTGCTCTGCAAGCTACATCCGATCTTTTTCCTGAATCACAACCAGATACTTGGAAACAATGTGAGAAGTATTTAGCACATGTATTGCAAGTCGGAGAGTGGGCAGATGCAAACGAGAAGCAGATTGAGACGGCAGAGCTACTCTATGAAGCATCTTGTTTTCTCTATGACCGCGGGCGGTGGAGTGAGCGTGAGCATGTGGATGAAAGGGTACTACAATATAGGCAGAAAACGTTAGGAGATACCCATCCAGATACAATCAACGCTATAGCATCCCTTGCTACAACATATCATGAACAAGGCCGGTATAGCGAGTCAGAGCCTCTTAAAATTCAAGTACTAGATGACCGACGAGAGATTCTTGGAAACAGGCATCCAGATACCATCCGAGCTATAGCAAATCTTGCTACAACATATTATAAACAAGGCCGGTATAGCGAGGCAGAGCGTCTTGAAGTTCAAGTACTAGATGACCGACGAGAGATTCTTGGAGACAGGCATCCAGATACAATCCGAGCTATAGCAAATCTTGCAGTATCATATTATAAACAAGGCCGGTATAGCGAGGCAGAGCCTCTTGAAGTTCAAGTACTGGATAGCCGACGAGATATTCTTGGAGACAAGCATCCAGATACAACCCAAAGTATGCACAACCTTGCCTGGACTTGGTATGAGATGAGCCGCTTTGAGGATGCAATCGCGTTGATGCAGCAGGCTTTAGACTATCGCCGCTCTATATTAGGGCCAAATCATCCCGACACAAACTACTCTGCCGAGGATCTTCaatattttaaatcttatcCGAAACGCTAG